The DNA sequence AGCCTGGTAGTTGACGGATTGGAGCATGACTATATTCAAGAGATCATGGAAATGGAAATTGATAATATGGAGGATCGTCACCGTGCCAATGCCTCGATATTTTCCGCGGCAGGCAGCTATGCTCCGACGTTGGGAGTATTAGGCGCAGTCGTAGGCCTAATCGGAGCGCTCGGCAATTTAAATGATACGGAAAAACTTGGTCATATGATAGCCGCCGCATTCGTTGCGACATTGTTTGGTATTTTTCTCGGCTATGTTGTCTGCCACCCGATCGCTTCCCGCTTAAAAAGAAAATCAGCTGCCGAAACTAAGAATATGCGCATTATCGTTGAAGGAGTTCTGGCCCTTCAGGCCGGAGAGAACCCCAGCAGTATTAAAGTAAGATTGACTGGCATGCTCGATCCGAAAGAGAGAAAAATCCTAGAGGAAAAAGAAAAAAATAAACAAGGCAGCGGTGAATAAGAATGTCCAAGAAAAAGCAACACCATGAAGAACATGTTGATGAATCCTGGCTGCTGCCTTATTCCGACCTGCTGACGCTTCTGCTTGCGCTTTTTATCGTTATGTTTGCCATTAGTCAAGTTGATAAAGTAAAACTGCAGCAGTTGAGTGAGTCTTTCAAAGAAATTTTCGCAGGCGGAGCCAGCTTTTTAGAAAAGGAAAGCGACCAAGTGGTAGAACTTGAACCATCCAGTTCTGAAAATGATTCTGCTTCTGCTCTTGAACAGGATAAGATGGCGGATATAAAGAAACAACTCGAAAAGGAAATCTATGAAAGCGGCTATTATAATAACGTCAAAGTAAATCTGGATAAGGAAGGTTTGCAGATCGTTATTCAGGATGTGATGTTGTTTGCATCGGGTGACGCGGAAATCCTCGATGCGTTCTCCCCTCTCCTTCTGCAGATCGGGAAAATGCTAAATGGTATGGACAACGATATAAAAGTCGTAGGCCATACGGACGACCGGCCCATCCATACTGAGAAGTTTC is a window from the Dehalobacter sp. DCA genome containing:
- the motA gene encoding flagellar motor stator protein MotA, whose product is MDIFLIIGIVVGALAVVVGMIVKGANVAVLLNPAAAIIILIGTTAAVMNSFPKKEFLNIPKVLAALFREKQPYDAVSLIELITDMAMTARKDGLLSLEQTIMEIEDRYLQKGLSLVVDGLEHDYIQEIMEMEIDNMEDRHRANASIFSAAGSYAPTLGVLGAVVGLIGALGNLNDTEKLGHMIAAAFVATLFGIFLGYVVCHPIASRLKRKSAAETKNMRIIVEGVLALQAGENPSSIKVRLTGMLDPKERKILEEKEKNKQGSGE
- a CDS encoding flagellar motor protein MotB, producing the protein MSKKKQHHEEHVDESWLLPYSDLLTLLLALFIVMFAISQVDKVKLQQLSESFKEIFAGGASFLEKESDQVVELEPSSSENDSASALEQDKMADIKKQLEKEIYESGYYNNVKVNLDKEGLQIVIQDVMLFASGDAEILDAFSPLLLQIGKMLNGMDNDIKVVGHTDDRPIHTEKFHSNWELSVIRAINVMNFLVDQGGMNPERFSVQGYGQYSPISDNTIEEGRAENRRVEIFLLRKYPVAE